The genomic interval AGATCGACCCGCTGGTGACGCGCAAGAAGCTGATGGCGCTGCGCGAGGGCGCCGATCTGGCCGGAGCGCGCCTATGACCCCCGCCGAACGCATAATGATCGAACATGAATGTGCCCGGCTGATCGCGCTCTACGCGAACCTCAACGACGAGGCGCGGTGGGAAGAAATCGCCGCTCTCTATGCCGAGGACGGATCGATGACGCGGCCGACCAGCCCGGACGAGCCGATCGTCGGCCGCGCCGCGATCCTGGCCGCGTTCAAGGCGCGGCCCGCGCGCAAGACCCGGCATCTGTGCAGCAATGTCGTGATCGACGTCCTGTCGCCCACCGAGGCGACCGGCGTCAGCGCGATGGCGCTGTTCACGCCCGACGGTCCGCCCAGGCTGGGGTCGTTCCACGACCGTTTCGTGTTGAAGGACGGACGCTGGCTCTTTGCGCGGCGGCGGGGCTCGCTTAGCTTCTGACGCCATGACCCTTTCCTCGCCCAATCCCGTGAAGTCCGCGCTGCGCACGCTCGACGTGATCGAGTTCGTGGTCGCGTTCGGGCAGGGCGCGGCGGCAAAGGACATTGCCGCGGGGCTGGGCATTCCGGTGTCCAGCCTGTCCTATCTGCTCGCCACCTTGTGCGAGCGCGGCTATCTGCAGCGCGACGGGCGCCGCTATCTGCCGGGGCCCAGCCTTGAGCGGCTGCGCACGCCCAATGCCAGCCTGCCGCTGGAAGAGCGGGTCGCGCCTATCGTGCGCGCGATCACGGCGGAAATCGACGAGACGACCTCGTTCATGGTGCTGGACGGGTGGGAAGCGCGCATCGTCGCCACGGCGGCCAGCGCGCAGGCATTGCGCTATGCGATCGACCCGGGCGAGCGCAAGCCGCTCCACGTACTGGCGGGCGGCAAGGCGATCCTGGCCGCGTTGCCCGGCGATCGACTGGACAGCTACCTGGCCGAGACCGAGGGCCGCCGCGTGCAGGCGACGCCCAGGACCATCACCGGGGCGGACGCCCTGCGCGAGGATATCGCGATGGTGCAGCAGCGGGGCTTCTCGCTCGCGCTGGAGGAAAGCACGCCCGGCATTTGCAGCATCGGGCGCGGCGTGCGCCTGTCCGACGGCCGGATCGGCGCGTTCGGCATCGCGGTCCCGACGATCCGCTATGGCGATGCGCTGCAAGCCCGCGCCCATTCCGCGCTGGTCAGGGCATGCGAAGCGCTGGAGGGCTGACCAGCGCCGCAGCGTCAACTTTCCTCGGGCCAGTAGAGCCGCATCGGATTGGTGACCAGCATCTTGCGCCGCAGTTCCTCGGTCGGCGCGATGCGGGGGATCATGTCGACGATATGGCCGTCGTCGGCAATCTCGTCCTGCATGTTGGGATGCGGCCAGTCGGTGCCCCAGATGACGCGGTCGGGGTAATCGGCCACAAGCGGCGCGACCGCGGCGGCGAAATTGTCCCACGGATCGCCCATGCCGCCTTCCTTGCGGGCATCCAGCCGTTCGGGGCAGGTGGCCTTGAACCAGATGTCGTCCCGGCTGTCCAGCAGCGCGCGGAACGCCTTCATGTCCGGTCCGTCCGGTCCCTGGGTCACGTCGGGGCGCCCCATGTGGTCGATCACGACCGGCACCGGAATGGCGTCGATGAAGGGGCGCATTTCCTCCAATATGTCGGCCTCGAAATAGATCACGACGTGCCACCCTTCGGGCAGGCGCGCGGCGACTTCCAGGAACTTGTCCTTGGGCGCATTGTCGACCAGCCGCTTCAGGAAATTGAAGCGGATGCCGCGAATGCCGCCCGCATGCAGCGCGGCCAGCTCGTCCGCCGAGATCGCGGGATCGACCACCGCCACGCCGCGCGCTTTTCCGCCGGACCTGGCGATGGCATCCAGCGTCGCGGCATTGTCGGTGCCGTGGCAGCTGGCCTGCACGATGACATTGCGCGAGAAACCCAGATGATCGCGCAGCGCGAACAGCATGTCGGGGCCCGCGTCCTGCGGCAGATATTTGGCCTTCGCGCTGAAGGGGAACTCGGCCATCGGGCCGAACACGTGGCAATGCGCGTCGACCGCGCCGGGCGGAGGGGTGTAGCTCGGCTTCGACGGGGCCGGGTGCCACGAAACGATACGATCAGACATAGACGGTCCCATCCATCAGCTTGCGCGCGGTGCGCAGAAGCGCGCTTGAAACGACATCGCCTGCCTCGTCGACCTCCAGGACGCAGCTCATCTCTCCGCTGGGATGTTCGATGGCGAGGGTTTTGCGCGGTCCTTCGGGAATGACGGCGACATCGGCGGCGGGCGAACCCTTGACCAGGCAGGCGGTCGCCGCCGTCACCGCGCCCAGCACGCCGATAGAGGCATGGGCACGGTGCGGGATGAACACGCGGGTGGTCACCGCGCCGCCATTACGGGGCGGGGCGACCAGCGTCATCTTGGGCACGCTCTTTTCGGTGACATCGCCCAGGTTCATCAGCGGACCGGCGGCCAGTCGGATCGCCTCGATCTTCTGGCGGATGGGGGTAAAGGCGTCGCTTTCCAGCTCCTCGCGGCTTTCATAGCCGGTGGCGCCGACATCCTCCGCCTTGAACACGATGCAGGGCATGCCATTGTCGATCAGCGTGCAGGCCACGCCTTCGACCTGGTCGACCGGATTGCCGGTGGGCAGCAGCGCGCCGCAGGACGATCCCGCCGTGTCGCGGAATTCCAGCGGGATGGGCGCATGGCTGCCGGGGACGCCATCGATGCGCGCATCGCCGGCATAGTTGACGGCGCCGCCGGGCGTTTCCACCGTGGCGACCGCGACCTGTCCGGTGTTTTCCATGTAAATCGACACGCGCGTTTCGTCGCCGGTCGGGGCGACCAGCCCGCGTTCGACCGCGAAGGGGCCGATGCCCGCCAGGATGTTGCCGCAGTTCTGCGCGTCGGACACGATGGCCTGGTCGACGAAGACCTGCAGGAACAGGTAATCGACGTCGATCCCCTCGCGCCGTGATCTGGATACGACCGCGACCTTGCTGGTCAGCGGATCGGC from Croceicoccus marinus carries:
- a CDS encoding nuclear transport factor 2 family protein, whose translation is MTPAERIMIEHECARLIALYANLNDEARWEEIAALYAEDGSMTRPTSPDEPIVGRAAILAAFKARPARKTRHLCSNVVIDVLSPTEATGVSAMALFTPDGPPRLGSFHDRFVLKDGRWLFARRRGSLSF
- a CDS encoding IclR family transcriptional regulator, whose translation is MTLSSPNPVKSALRTLDVIEFVVAFGQGAAAKDIAAGLGIPVSSLSYLLATLCERGYLQRDGRRYLPGPSLERLRTPNASLPLEERVAPIVRAITAEIDETTSFMVLDGWEARIVATAASAQALRYAIDPGERKPLHVLAGGKAILAALPGDRLDSYLAETEGRRVQATPRTITGADALREDIAMVQQRGFSLALEESTPGICSIGRGVRLSDGRIGAFGIAVPTIRYGDALQARAHSALVRACEALEG
- a CDS encoding amidohydrolase family protein gives rise to the protein MSDRIVSWHPAPSKPSYTPPPGAVDAHCHVFGPMAEFPFSAKAKYLPQDAGPDMLFALRDHLGFSRNVIVQASCHGTDNAATLDAIARSGGKARGVAVVDPAISADELAALHAGGIRGIRFNFLKRLVDNAPKDKFLEVAARLPEGWHVVIYFEADILEEMRPFIDAIPVPVVIDHMGRPDVTQGPDGPDMKAFRALLDSRDDIWFKATCPERLDARKEGGMGDPWDNFAAAVAPLVADYPDRVIWGTDWPHPNMQDEIADDGHIVDMIPRIAPTEELRRKMLVTNPMRLYWPEES
- a CDS encoding 4-oxalomesaconate tautomerase; its protein translation is MSDPAPLAGTGGSAPVMWVRGGTSKGAYFLKDDLPADAGARNAFLLRVMGSPDPRQIDGMGGADPLTSKVAVVSRSRREGIDVDYLFLQVFVDQAIVSDAQNCGNILAGIGPFAVERGLVAPTGDETRVSIYMENTGQVAVATVETPGGAVNYAGDARIDGVPGSHAPIPLEFRDTAGSSCGALLPTGNPVDQVEGVACTLIDNGMPCIVFKAEDVGATGYESREELESDAFTPIRQKIEAIRLAAGPLMNLGDVTEKSVPKMTLVAPPRNGGAVTTRVFIPHRAHASIGVLGAVTAATACLVKGSPAADVAVIPEGPRKTLAIEHPSGEMSCVLEVDEAGDVVSSALLRTARKLMDGTVYV